In Gossypium arboreum isolate Shixiya-1 chromosome 5, ASM2569848v2, whole genome shotgun sequence, a single genomic region encodes these proteins:
- the LOC108450190 gene encoding ABSCISIC ACID-INSENSITIVE 5-like protein 2 isoform X1 has protein sequence MGIQTMGSQGDGGSNGKQLQCQPITRQNSMYSLTLDEVQNQLGDLGKPLNSMNLDELLKNVWTLEANQTLGTETEGTAVTNQTSLQRQASLSLTSALSKKTVDEVWKDIQQNKIDGEKKSRERQPTLGEMTLEDFLVKAGVVDEASNDENARPIAGVDLSVAPQFAQQGQWMQYPQQPQYHHPQQSIMGVYMPGQPMPQPLAIGTTGVMDVSYPENQLALPSPLMGTLSDTQTSGRKRGAHEDIVEKTVERRQKRMIKNRESAARSRARKQAYTNELENKVSRLEEENERLRKQKELDKMLPSAPPPEPKYQLRRTSSAPF, from the exons ATGGGAATTCAGACAATGGGGTCCCAAGGTGACGGTGGTAGTAATGGCAAACAGTTGCAATGTCAGCCGATAACGCGGCAAAATTCGATGTATAGTCTCACGCTGGATGAGGTCCAAAATCAATTGGGTGACTTGGGAAAACCTCTAAATAGCATGAACCTAGACGAGCTTCTCAAGAATGTATGGACCTTGGAGGCCAACCAGACCTTGGGTACGGAaactgaaggaactgcggtgaccAATCAAACCTCTCTGCAACGTCAGGCGAGTTTGTCATTAACTAGTGCTTTGAGCAAGAAGACAGTTGATGAGGTTTGGAAAGATATTCAACAGAATAAAATCGATGGGgaaaagaaatctagagaaaGGCAGCCTACCCTTGGAGAAATGACATTGGAGGATTTTCTTGTGAAAGCCGGAGTTGTCGACGAAGCTTCTAATGATGAAAATGCCAGACCTATTGCTGGGGTCGATCTTAGTGTTGCACCGCAGTTTGCACAACAAGGTCAGTGGATGCAGTACCCGCAGCAACCACAATATCATCATCCACAACAAAGTATAATGGGGGTTTATATGCCAGGCCAACCTATGCCACAGCCTTTAGCCATAGGGACTACTGGTGTAATGGATGTCTCTTACCCGGAAAACCAGTTGGCATTGCCTTCGCCTTTGATGGGGACATTATCGGATACTCAGACAtctggaaggaaaagaggtgccCATGAGGACATAGTTGAAAAAACTGTTGAAAGGAGACAGAAAAGGATGATAAAGAACAGGGAATCTGCAGCACGTTCACGAGCTAGGAAGCAG GCTTATACTAATGAACTGGAGAACAAAGTCTCACGTTTAGAAGAGGAAAACGAAAGGCTGAGGAAACAGAAG
- the LOC108450190 gene encoding ABSCISIC ACID-INSENSITIVE 5-like protein 2 isoform X2, translated as MGSQGDGGSNGKQLQCQPITRQNSMYSLTLDEVQNQLGDLGKPLNSMNLDELLKNVWTLEANQTLGTETEGTAVTNQTSLQRQASLSLTSALSKKTVDEVWKDIQQNKIDGEKKSRERQPTLGEMTLEDFLVKAGVVDEASNDENARPIAGVDLSVAPQFAQQGQWMQYPQQPQYHHPQQSIMGVYMPGQPMPQPLAIGTTGVMDVSYPENQLALPSPLMGTLSDTQTSGRKRGAHEDIVEKTVERRQKRMIKNRESAARSRARKQAYTNELENKVSRLEEENERLRKQKELDKMLPSAPPPEPKYQLRRTSSAPF; from the exons ATGGGGTCCCAAGGTGACGGTGGTAGTAATGGCAAACAGTTGCAATGTCAGCCGATAACGCGGCAAAATTCGATGTATAGTCTCACGCTGGATGAGGTCCAAAATCAATTGGGTGACTTGGGAAAACCTCTAAATAGCATGAACCTAGACGAGCTTCTCAAGAATGTATGGACCTTGGAGGCCAACCAGACCTTGGGTACGGAaactgaaggaactgcggtgaccAATCAAACCTCTCTGCAACGTCAGGCGAGTTTGTCATTAACTAGTGCTTTGAGCAAGAAGACAGTTGATGAGGTTTGGAAAGATATTCAACAGAATAAAATCGATGGGgaaaagaaatctagagaaaGGCAGCCTACCCTTGGAGAAATGACATTGGAGGATTTTCTTGTGAAAGCCGGAGTTGTCGACGAAGCTTCTAATGATGAAAATGCCAGACCTATTGCTGGGGTCGATCTTAGTGTTGCACCGCAGTTTGCACAACAAGGTCAGTGGATGCAGTACCCGCAGCAACCACAATATCATCATCCACAACAAAGTATAATGGGGGTTTATATGCCAGGCCAACCTATGCCACAGCCTTTAGCCATAGGGACTACTGGTGTAATGGATGTCTCTTACCCGGAAAACCAGTTGGCATTGCCTTCGCCTTTGATGGGGACATTATCGGATACTCAGACAtctggaaggaaaagaggtgccCATGAGGACATAGTTGAAAAAACTGTTGAAAGGAGACAGAAAAGGATGATAAAGAACAGGGAATCTGCAGCACGTTCACGAGCTAGGAAGCAG GCTTATACTAATGAACTGGAGAACAAAGTCTCACGTTTAGAAGAGGAAAACGAAAGGCTGAGGAAACAGAAG